One stretch of Chitinophaga pendula DNA includes these proteins:
- a CDS encoding pyridoxal phosphate-dependent decarboxylase family protein, which produces MYIDPIIAENNSVVISPASRFKDIFHEGAVNEYNDAIETARQLVNSFLSNNRTPFSGIRPEELRNLFSEIEFDTPLPDYESLFREVETLYVNHATAFHLPRYIAHLNCPVVIPALAAEVLIAAINSSQDTWDQSAGGTLMEQQLISWTCKELGFPEEADGVFTAGGSQSNLMGLLLARDNYAKTILHHNIRKDGLPAEAARFRIFVSEMTHFSIQNTVSLMGLGERSLVKVKTDNGYRIDPQQLELAIQLEIAQGNIPIAVVATAGTTDFGNIDPLTAIGEIATRFNLWFHVDAAYGCGLLLTEKYRHRLNGIHLANSVTTDYHKAFFQPISSSSLLVRDRRYLELITHHADYLNPQENDFEGLNQINKTITQSTRRFDALKLWCTLRLLGKQQLGDYTDTIIETTDMAADLITADPDFELLTRSDISALVFRYAPANVQGTLILDRLNQYIKKEMFQEGKAIVAGTRVHDAFYLKFTLLNPLTTVTDIQEILDIIKHHGIICIQRNHAYASN; this is translated from the coding sequence ATGTACATCGACCCGATCATTGCTGAAAATAACAGCGTTGTAATAAGCCCGGCAAGCCGTTTCAAAGACATCTTCCATGAAGGTGCCGTCAATGAATACAATGATGCCATTGAAACAGCCCGGCAATTGGTGAACTCCTTTCTGAGTAATAACCGCACCCCTTTCAGTGGCATCAGGCCAGAGGAACTGCGCAACCTGTTTAGTGAAATAGAATTCGATACACCACTCCCTGATTACGAGAGCTTATTCCGGGAAGTTGAAACATTGTATGTGAATCATGCTACAGCATTCCATCTCCCTCGATATATTGCCCACCTGAACTGCCCGGTCGTAATACCCGCTCTCGCTGCAGAAGTATTGATCGCCGCGATCAATTCATCCCAGGATACCTGGGACCAGAGCGCCGGCGGCACCTTGATGGAACAGCAACTGATCAGCTGGACCTGTAAAGAACTGGGATTCCCTGAAGAGGCTGATGGCGTATTTACTGCAGGAGGTTCCCAAAGTAACCTGATGGGACTGCTGCTGGCCAGAGATAACTATGCTAAAACAATCCTGCATCATAATATCCGCAAGGACGGATTACCCGCCGAAGCCGCCAGGTTCCGCATCTTCGTATCGGAAATGACTCACTTCAGTATACAGAATACCGTGTCATTGATGGGATTGGGTGAACGCTCCCTGGTAAAAGTAAAAACCGACAACGGATACCGTATCGATCCGCAACAACTGGAACTGGCTATACAACTGGAGATCGCTCAGGGAAATATCCCCATCGCCGTAGTAGCCACAGCAGGAACTACCGACTTCGGAAATATAGACCCCCTGACTGCCATCGGTGAAATAGCCACCCGGTTCAACCTGTGGTTCCATGTAGATGCTGCCTATGGCTGCGGATTGTTGCTAACAGAGAAATATAGACATCGCCTGAATGGCATCCACCTCGCTAACTCAGTGACAACCGATTACCATAAGGCGTTCTTTCAGCCAATCAGTAGCAGCTCCCTCCTGGTAAGAGATCGCCGCTATCTGGAACTGATCACCCATCACGCAGATTACCTGAACCCCCAGGAAAACGACTTTGAAGGACTCAATCAGATCAATAAGACCATCACACAAAGTACACGTCGATTTGATGCCCTGAAACTTTGGTGTACACTACGCCTCCTGGGTAAACAACAACTGGGAGACTATACCGATACCATCATAGAGACGACCGACATGGCGGCCGACCTGATAACAGCCGATCCTGACTTCGAACTACTCACACGTTCCGATATAAGCGCCTTGGTATTTCGGTACGCACCGGCTAATGTACAAGGCACGCTCATCCTGGACAGACTTAATCAATATATCAAAAAGGAAATGTTCCAGGAGGGAAAGGCCATCGTTGCCGGCACCCGCGTACACGACGCCTTCTACCTGAAGTTCACTTTACTCAACCCGTTGACAACAGTAACGGATATACAGGAGATCCTGGATATCATCAAACATCATGGAATAATTTGTATCCAACGTAATCATGCATACGCCAGCAACTGA
- a CDS encoding GNAT family N-acetyltransferase: protein MGETTFIKEQTRSAPFTLRPLLMDEDIPVIHNWVNRDYARYWQMQDTSLEDVRAAYTTITQAKDAKVYMGFYNNEPAFLLECYWVMNDPLGAYYEVRPGDHGFHILVAPPDKRIPNFTWNIFTTIIDFMLSNPKVERLVVEPDVRNDKIHALNKRAGFEYQKVIDLPHKQAYLAFCTRDQYAAAKALDKNGYIYQQEIPGLGRFAFRPLEVSKDIDWVHDWVNRPYAQYWQMQHTSPEQVRAAYTTITQAAHSHAYMGFYNDQPAFLWESYWAVKDPIGKYYDVQHGDYGLHLLVAPVEKTIHRFTYHILRTIIDYMLTDTAVTRIVVEPDVRNDKMHVLTKRVGFEYQREIQLPQKTAYLAFCTREQYAGHTDSIAAKELIHQY from the coding sequence ATGGGCGAAACAACATTTATAAAAGAACAAACTCGCAGTGCGCCATTTACCCTACGCCCGCTGCTAATGGACGAAGATATTCCGGTTATTCATAACTGGGTCAACCGCGATTATGCCCGCTATTGGCAGATGCAGGATACCTCCCTGGAAGATGTAAGAGCGGCTTATACCACCATCACCCAGGCCAAAGATGCCAAAGTATACATGGGCTTCTACAATAATGAACCCGCTTTCCTCCTGGAATGTTACTGGGTAATGAATGACCCCCTGGGCGCTTATTACGAAGTGCGCCCGGGAGATCATGGCTTCCATATACTCGTAGCGCCACCAGATAAACGGATTCCCAACTTCACCTGGAATATTTTTACGACCATCATCGATTTTATGCTTTCCAACCCAAAAGTAGAAAGACTCGTCGTAGAACCGGATGTACGTAATGACAAAATACATGCACTCAACAAACGCGCAGGATTCGAATACCAAAAAGTGATTGACCTGCCACACAAACAAGCCTATCTGGCATTCTGTACCAGAGATCAGTATGCCGCCGCTAAAGCATTGGATAAAAACGGCTATATATACCAGCAGGAAATACCTGGCCTGGGCCGCTTCGCATTTCGACCCCTGGAAGTGTCAAAAGATATCGACTGGGTCCACGACTGGGTGAACCGCCCCTATGCCCAATACTGGCAGATGCAACATACCTCCCCGGAACAGGTAAGGGCAGCATATACCACCATCACACAGGCGGCTCACTCACATGCCTATATGGGGTTTTATAACGATCAACCCGCTTTCCTCTGGGAAAGCTACTGGGCGGTAAAAGATCCTATCGGTAAATACTATGACGTGCAGCATGGTGACTATGGCCTGCACCTGCTGGTAGCACCCGTAGAAAAAACCATCCATCGCTTTACCTATCATATACTGCGTACCATCATAGATTATATGCTCACAGACACAGCTGTAACTAGGATCGTCGTGGAACCGGATGTACGGAATGATAAAATGCACGTACTCACCAAACGCGTCGGGTTCGAATACCAGCGGGAAATACAGCTGCCACAAAAAACAGCCTACCTCGCTTTCTGTACACGCGAACAATACGCCGGACACACAGATAGCATAGCAGCAAAAGAACTCATCCATCAATACTAA
- a CDS encoding TauD/TfdA family dioxygenase yields the protein MKTQIAPTAQMSTTIKKNTGTTNTLLPPPLAPQIVTVTKEEQVQLTTIGKALKLAYRSYENPEFISMLHLNAFKILPERIARLLSQLGSDFSSQQYGAIVFKGLVAVDHDALGPTPSNWQTADMEKLQEYGFISALMHGAVPSKPVEFYAQRKGGGLMHAIIPDEKMAYSQTGSGSKTDLFVHTEDAFLFNAADFLSFLYLRNEEQVPSMLYSIRSHGGTNDVMQPLFRPIYKCPKDANYEDQEAAGEGTATTVLYGNPNTPFIRFDAAEQIYNSNAGQSPEAMQHLVRFWEQAQPLIYNEFIPDSGDLVFVNNHLCAHGRNAFMAGFREENGQMVKCERRLMLRMMSKTSLINIQSVAHPANPYMVMEEHYGSVYTAAK from the coding sequence ATGAAAACACAGATAGCGCCCACAGCCCAAATGAGCACCACTATAAAAAAGAACACAGGCACCACCAATACGCTGCTTCCTCCTCCTTTGGCGCCGCAAATCGTTACCGTTACCAAAGAAGAACAGGTGCAGCTCACCACCATCGGAAAAGCATTGAAATTGGCGTATCGTAGCTATGAGAACCCGGAATTTATTTCGATGCTACACCTTAATGCCTTTAAGATATTACCGGAACGTATCGCCAGATTACTCAGCCAACTGGGATCAGATTTTTCCTCACAACAATATGGCGCCATCGTATTCAAAGGCCTGGTCGCCGTAGACCACGATGCACTCGGGCCTACACCCTCCAATTGGCAAACAGCCGATATGGAAAAACTACAGGAATACGGATTCATATCCGCACTAATGCATGGCGCAGTGCCTTCCAAACCGGTGGAATTTTACGCACAACGTAAAGGTGGTGGGCTGATGCATGCCATCATCCCCGATGAAAAAATGGCTTACTCCCAAACAGGATCCGGATCAAAGACGGACCTGTTCGTACATACGGAAGATGCCTTCCTTTTCAACGCAGCTGACTTCCTGAGCTTCTTGTATCTGCGCAATGAAGAACAGGTGCCTTCTATGTTATATTCTATCCGTTCTCATGGTGGCACCAATGATGTCATGCAGCCATTATTCCGCCCCATCTATAAATGCCCGAAAGATGCCAATTACGAAGATCAGGAGGCTGCCGGAGAGGGTACCGCCACCACCGTATTATATGGTAATCCCAACACCCCGTTTATCCGGTTTGATGCGGCAGAACAGATATATAACAGCAACGCCGGCCAGTCTCCCGAAGCCATGCAACACCTCGTACGCTTCTGGGAACAAGCACAGCCGCTCATCTATAACGAATTCATCCCCGACTCCGGTGATCTCGTTTTTGTTAACAACCACTTATGCGCACACGGCCGTAACGCTTTTATGGCCGGATTCAGAGAAGAGAATGGCCAGATGGTTAAATGCGAACGTAGACTGATGCTGCGCATGATGAGCAAAACAAGCCTGATAAACATTCAGTCCGTCGCTCACCCGGCCAATCCATATATGGTAATGGAAGAACATTATGGAAGCGTCTATACGGCCGCAAAGTGA
- a CDS encoding glycosyltransferase, which translates to MYFVQLFIQACSTLLFIYFGISVCYLFVLSVAGRLIPLRSYSPVANKKRILVLIPSYKEDHIIVSTARKAAAHDYPADHFQVVVIADQLQAATVDQLRQIPVAVVVVSFETSMKSRSLHAGLHQFAQQGFDMAVVLDADNVMGAGSLELINGAFQQGHAVIQCHRTAKNRQTAVALLDGISEEINNHIFRTGQRALGLPAALIGSGIAFRYALLMEILDTPGILSNPGEDREIDIQLLRRRIDVAYITAAQVYDEKVSSQTVFEKQRVRWLEAQAMHIRRFFSPELRALRFTRVYLHKLFQCLLLPRLLYISLCGGILLLLLTQELVDIRLLFPATVLWLSLVGIYFLTLLLAVPGRFYNQRTLLAIFHIPGLAISMLRAILKMRAGRREFLHTSKTFTES; encoded by the coding sequence ATGTATTTTGTGCAACTTTTTATTCAGGCATGCTCTACCCTGCTTTTTATTTATTTCGGCATCAGTGTATGTTATTTATTCGTATTATCTGTAGCCGGTCGTTTAATCCCGCTCCGTTCCTATTCTCCTGTTGCGAACAAAAAGCGTATCCTGGTATTGATCCCTTCCTATAAGGAGGATCATATTATTGTATCCACTGCGCGGAAGGCAGCGGCGCATGATTATCCGGCAGACCATTTCCAGGTGGTGGTCATTGCGGATCAGTTGCAGGCGGCAACGGTTGATCAGTTGCGACAGATACCGGTGGCTGTCGTTGTTGTTTCTTTTGAGACCAGTATGAAATCGAGATCGCTGCATGCGGGGCTACATCAATTTGCGCAGCAGGGATTTGATATGGCGGTCGTACTGGATGCAGACAATGTGATGGGAGCCGGCAGCCTGGAATTGATCAACGGTGCGTTTCAGCAGGGGCATGCTGTTATTCAGTGTCATCGTACGGCTAAGAACAGGCAGACTGCCGTTGCTTTACTAGACGGCATCAGCGAGGAGATCAACAATCATATTTTTCGTACGGGACAGCGGGCATTGGGTTTGCCGGCAGCGCTGATAGGATCAGGCATTGCTTTCCGATATGCGCTACTGATGGAAATACTTGACACGCCCGGTATACTTTCTAACCCCGGAGAAGACCGGGAGATAGATATACAGTTGTTACGGCGCCGTATTGATGTCGCGTATATTACCGCTGCGCAGGTATATGATGAGAAGGTATCGAGCCAGACGGTGTTTGAAAAGCAGCGGGTGCGTTGGTTGGAGGCACAGGCTATGCATATACGACGGTTCTTCTCTCCTGAGTTGCGTGCGCTTCGTTTTACCCGGGTGTACCTGCATAAACTTTTCCAATGTTTATTATTACCCCGGTTGCTTTATATCTCCCTGTGCGGCGGTATATTGTTACTATTGCTGACGCAGGAGCTGGTGGATATCCGGTTATTATTTCCGGCTACTGTCCTCTGGCTTTCCCTGGTGGGCATATACTTCCTCACGCTGTTGCTGGCGGTTCCGGGGCGGTTTTACAACCAGCGGACGTTGCTGGCAATTTTTCATATTCCCGGGTTGGCGATCTCGATGTTACGAGCGATACTTAAAATGAGAGCAGGTAGACGGGAGTTTCTGCATACTTCCAAAACGTTTACAGAAAGTTAG
- a CDS encoding DUF4394 domain-containing protein: MKKTMPLQWLILCVLLLPVVCPSCKRDKTVTPPAPEYFTYYGLTNDNKLVRCNENGNVDTKISIQTIGNNEQLLEMDFRPATGQLYAISNANLLYTINHLDGTTVLISKTPFNVEGNIIGFDFNPVTDRIRILTDKGHTIRLNPETGNIETTDPAVNTGNTTVKAIAHTDNWAGTTTTTLYDIDTRESKLYQHETATGKLLLVGPLTIAATAVSGFDISPDGKYAAAILTVNNKMALYRIDLHTAKAVALADTHIPVWKDIAIPTNPVAYAVDKDNNLLIFNPEHPVITSIRISGLANDENICGIDFRPSTGQLYALSNKARLYTLNIATANATIVGVLPVLGLQISQTADAGFNFNPSTDRIRVINSDGQNMRLHPATGNLLKSDIRLSNKIRIAAVAYAANHTDNKPPVLYDVGKDKLYRQVPEEEGKLVEVGPLGITLGTGNGFDIGTTTGKAYGIFNATTGDYSGNTFSKIYTVNLNTGAVTAIADFPGSIRGFALGLGF, translated from the coding sequence ATGAAAAAAACTATGCCGCTACAATGGCTAATATTGTGTGTGTTGTTATTACCTGTAGTATGCCCGTCTTGTAAACGCGATAAAACAGTAACGCCGCCAGCGCCCGAGTATTTCACCTACTATGGGCTGACGAACGATAACAAACTGGTACGATGCAACGAAAATGGTAACGTCGATACCAAGATCTCTATCCAGACAATTGGTAATAATGAACAATTGCTGGAAATGGATTTCCGCCCCGCTACCGGACAGCTATATGCTATCAGTAATGCCAATCTCCTGTATACCATTAACCACCTGGATGGCACCACTGTACTGATCAGTAAAACGCCTTTTAACGTGGAGGGTAATATTATTGGTTTTGACTTCAATCCGGTAACAGATAGAATAAGGATATTGACAGATAAAGGACACACCATCCGGCTAAACCCTGAAACAGGTAACATAGAAACAACAGACCCCGCTGTTAATACCGGCAATACAACCGTAAAAGCCATCGCCCATACAGACAATTGGGCCGGCACCACCACAACCACCTTGTATGACATCGATACCAGGGAGAGTAAATTATACCAGCATGAAACCGCTACCGGTAAACTGCTCCTGGTCGGTCCACTGACCATTGCAGCAACCGCTGTCAGCGGATTCGACATATCACCGGATGGAAAATACGCCGCCGCCATACTGACCGTCAATAATAAAATGGCCTTGTATCGCATTGATCTGCATACTGCAAAAGCAGTAGCACTCGCCGACACCCATATACCTGTATGGAAAGACATCGCTATACCCACTAACCCCGTCGCCTACGCTGTAGATAAAGATAATAACCTGCTGATCTTTAATCCCGAACACCCGGTTATCACCTCCATCAGGATCAGTGGTCTGGCGAATGATGAAAATATCTGTGGTATCGACTTCCGGCCTTCCACCGGACAGCTGTACGCTTTAAGCAACAAGGCCCGGTTATATACACTTAATATCGCCACCGCCAACGCCACAATAGTAGGGGTACTTCCTGTGCTGGGACTACAGATCAGCCAGACAGCAGATGCTGGCTTCAACTTCAATCCGTCGACAGACAGGATCAGGGTGATCAATAGCGATGGGCAGAATATGCGCCTGCACCCGGCCACCGGCAACTTGCTGAAATCAGATATCCGCCTTTCCAATAAAATAAGGATCGCAGCAGTAGCCTATGCCGCCAATCATACCGACAACAAACCACCCGTATTATACGATGTCGGAAAAGACAAATTATACCGGCAGGTACCGGAAGAAGAGGGTAAACTCGTAGAGGTCGGACCACTCGGAATCACATTGGGCACTGGCAACGGATTTGATATCGGTACTACCACCGGCAAAGCTTATGGTATATTTAACGCCACTACCGGCGACTATAGCGGTAACACATTTTCAAAGATATATACTGTTAACCTCAACACCGGCGCGGTAACTGCCATCGCCGATTTTCCTGGATCCATTCGCGGATTTGCGCTGGGACTTGGCTTCTAG
- a CDS encoding MBL fold metallo-hydrolase, which produces MSIFIASLNSGSNGNCYYIGNNDHAVLIDAGISCRETERRMTRLGLSMNKVKAVFISHEHTDHIRGISVLARKYQLPVYITPDTMSHGRIELPPLLIHTFVADTPVTIGNLQVTAFIKLHDAVEPHSFIVSDGRTQVGIFTDIGLPCERLTQHFSQCHAAFLEANYDEEMLEKGRYPYYLKKRIRGGKGHLSNTQALNVFLKYRPVFMTHLLLSHLSQDNNDPLLVQQLFDTHAGPTRIIVASRHQESAVYHINATPANNNIHPTLPNPPVAIQTLLFP; this is translated from the coding sequence ATGTCAATTTTTATCGCTTCTCTTAACTCTGGCAGCAACGGAAACTGTTACTATATAGGTAATAATGACCATGCCGTACTCATAGATGCAGGGATCTCCTGCCGGGAGACGGAACGACGCATGACCCGGCTCGGGCTGTCCATGAATAAAGTAAAAGCAGTCTTCATCTCCCACGAACATACCGATCACATCCGCGGCATATCCGTTCTCGCCAGGAAATACCAACTCCCGGTCTATATCACGCCGGATACCATGTCCCATGGAAGAATAGAACTACCGCCCCTACTGATACACACCTTCGTTGCTGATACGCCCGTCACCATCGGCAACCTCCAGGTCACCGCTTTCATCAAACTACATGATGCCGTCGAACCCCATAGCTTCATCGTCTCAGATGGTCGCACACAGGTCGGCATATTTACCGATATCGGCCTGCCTTGCGAACGCCTCACCCAACACTTCAGTCAATGCCATGCCGCCTTCCTGGAAGCTAACTACGACGAAGAAATGCTGGAAAAAGGCCGTTATCCCTACTACCTCAAAAAAAGGATACGTGGCGGCAAAGGACACCTCTCCAACACACAGGCGCTGAACGTTTTCCTCAAATACCGCCCCGTATTCATGACACACCTCCTGCTATCCCACCTCTCACAGGATAACAACGATCCCCTGCTCGTACAACAATTATTCGATACCCATGCCGGCCCAACCAGGATCATCGTCGCTTCCAGACACCAGGAAAGTGCCGTATACCATATCAACGCAACACCGGCAAACAACAACATCCACCCAACACTCCCAAACCCTCCCGTCGCCATACAAACACTACTCTTCCCCTGA
- a CDS encoding phytoene desaturase family protein produces the protein MATREYDAVIVGSGPNGLAAGITLQRAGLSVLLIEGKDTLGGGMRSAALTLPGFIHDVCSAVHPMAMASPFFQGLPPEGYGVNFLHPRVLAAHPFDDGRVALLYRDLAATAAGLGEDGASYERLFRPLIARWPGIAADVLGPLRLPRQPFDMAGFGMKALQSGISLSRHFRTREAQGLWAGMVAHSMQPLSKLTTAAIGLVLTVAGHLYGWPIPRGGTQQMADGLAAYFRSLGGIIETGRFVRSLRELPVADALLFDVTPRQLLEIAGPAFSALYRWQLRRYRYGMGVFKIDWALDGAVPFRAAGCLEAGTVHLGNTIAEVAQNEQAVWNGKHPEQPFVLLSQPSVIDPSRAPAGKQSVWAYCHVPNGSTRDMTAAIERQVERFAPGFRDRILARHTMHTGEMELYNPNYIGGDINGGTIDIRQLFARPALRWSPYRTSAKGIYICSCSTPPGGGVHGLSGYHAARRVLQDIFKHRL, from the coding sequence ATGGCTACACGGGAATACGATGCGGTAATAGTTGGGTCGGGGCCTAACGGTCTGGCGGCCGGTATTACGCTGCAACGCGCAGGTTTGTCGGTATTACTGATCGAAGGGAAAGATACGTTAGGTGGTGGTATGCGTTCTGCGGCGCTTACATTACCTGGTTTTATACATGATGTCTGTTCTGCTGTACATCCGATGGCGATGGCATCTCCTTTTTTCCAGGGCTTGCCACCGGAGGGATACGGTGTCAATTTTTTACATCCACGGGTGTTGGCGGCACATCCTTTTGACGATGGCCGGGTGGCGTTGTTGTACCGTGATCTTGCTGCTACGGCGGCGGGGTTGGGTGAGGACGGTGCTTCGTACGAGCGATTATTCCGTCCGTTGATAGCGCGCTGGCCGGGTATTGCTGCGGATGTGCTTGGCCCTTTACGGCTGCCCCGGCAGCCTTTTGATATGGCGGGTTTTGGTATGAAGGCATTGCAGTCGGGCATTTCGCTGTCAAGGCATTTCCGGACCCGGGAGGCGCAGGGGCTTTGGGCAGGTATGGTGGCTCATTCCATGCAACCATTATCCAAGTTGACGACGGCCGCGATCGGGTTGGTACTGACTGTGGCCGGGCATCTGTATGGCTGGCCTATTCCGCGAGGTGGGACGCAGCAGATGGCGGATGGGCTGGCAGCATATTTCCGGTCATTGGGCGGTATTATTGAGACAGGAAGGTTTGTACGGTCATTACGGGAGTTGCCGGTTGCGGATGCTTTATTGTTTGATGTAACACCCCGGCAGTTGCTGGAGATCGCGGGGCCTGCTTTTTCTGCATTGTACCGGTGGCAGTTACGGAGGTACCGGTATGGGATGGGGGTTTTTAAGATAGACTGGGCGTTGGACGGTGCGGTCCCCTTCCGGGCGGCCGGTTGCCTGGAGGCGGGGACGGTGCATCTGGGCAATACGATCGCCGAGGTGGCACAAAATGAGCAGGCGGTATGGAATGGGAAACATCCGGAGCAGCCTTTTGTATTGTTATCGCAGCCCAGCGTTATTGATCCCAGCCGGGCGCCGGCCGGCAAACAGAGTGTGTGGGCTTACTGTCATGTTCCGAACGGTTCTACCCGGGATATGACTGCTGCGATCGAGCGGCAGGTGGAGCGATTTGCTCCTGGTTTCCGGGATCGGATACTGGCGCGGCATACGATGCATACCGGCGAGATGGAGTTGTACAATCCGAATTATATCGGCGGAGATATTAACGGGGGGACGATCGATATCCGGCAGTTGTTTGCGAGACCTGCCTTACGATGGTCGCCTTATCGTACATCGGCGAAGGGCATTTATATCTGTTCCTGTTCTACGCCACCGGGTGGGGGTGTTCATGGCCTGAGTGGTTATCACGCTGCCCGACGGGTCCTTCAGGATATTTTCAAACACCGTTTATAG
- a CDS encoding esterase/lipase family protein, with protein MKTLHLLLLGSISLLFAFSACKKEEKAQPQTTPASSGEPVIPTNVTPLDSPLILPTGKTMTSRSASGTVPIILVHGLFGWGPDELLGFNYWGGVDNIPKFLNDNGFPTYVTSVGPVSSNWDRAIELYYYIKGGYVDYGKAHSSKFGHLQNTSRYYPGVYPQWDAQHPIHLLGHSMGGTTVRKLVALLEKGDITEKTQPGHAPLFDGGKTGWVRSVTTVSTPHRGATLAYILMDRFAPFVRDMLTSIAALGGLVPGVSDVYDFHLEQWGLSRTPGESFQAYSDRVYNSKIWHTNDYAGYDLAPDPSLEISKTDITAPDIYYFSVSTRASNTGIITGWEYPRLDMFPIFIPLAFPVPVLMGIGNLERNEPGKVIFDAKWWPNDGVANTYGQEGPDNAVIRTYDPAKPLQKGVWNHLGLYNGYDHIDVIGIGTSTDVRPFYLKIARLLQTVND; from the coding sequence ATGAAAACACTACACCTCCTACTGCTAGGCAGCATAAGCCTGCTTTTCGCCTTCTCCGCCTGTAAAAAAGAAGAAAAAGCCCAGCCACAAACGACACCCGCGTCCTCCGGCGAACCCGTCATCCCAACAAATGTCACCCCACTAGACTCCCCCCTCATATTGCCTACCGGAAAAACAATGACCAGCCGGTCCGCCAGCGGTACCGTCCCTATTATCCTTGTACATGGATTGTTCGGCTGGGGGCCTGATGAACTGCTGGGCTTCAACTACTGGGGGGGCGTAGACAATATCCCCAAGTTTCTCAATGATAACGGTTTCCCTACCTATGTTACCTCCGTAGGCCCCGTTAGCAGCAATTGGGATCGCGCCATCGAATTGTATTACTATATCAAAGGTGGATACGTCGACTATGGAAAGGCCCATAGCAGCAAATTCGGACACCTGCAAAACACATCCCGCTACTACCCTGGCGTATACCCGCAGTGGGATGCCCAACATCCCATACATCTCCTCGGACATAGCATGGGAGGCACCACCGTTCGAAAGCTGGTCGCCCTCCTGGAAAAAGGAGATATCACGGAGAAAACACAACCAGGCCACGCGCCGCTCTTTGATGGAGGCAAAACGGGATGGGTCCGCTCCGTTACCACCGTCAGCACCCCTCATAGGGGCGCTACACTCGCATATATACTGATGGACCGCTTTGCGCCATTCGTACGCGATATGCTGACCAGCATCGCAGCCCTCGGCGGGCTCGTACCGGGTGTCTCCGATGTTTACGACTTTCATCTCGAACAATGGGGCCTCTCCAGAACACCGGGAGAATCCTTCCAGGCATACTCCGACAGGGTATACAACAGCAAGATCTGGCATACCAACGACTACGCCGGCTACGATCTCGCCCCAGATCCGTCCCTGGAAATCAGTAAAACAGATATCACCGCTCCGGATATATACTATTTCTCCGTATCCACCAGGGCCAGTAACACCGGCATCATCACCGGATGGGAATATCCCCGCCTCGATATGTTCCCCATATTCATACCGCTGGCTTTCCCCGTCCCCGTATTGATGGGGATCGGTAACCTCGAAAGGAATGAGCCGGGAAAAGTGATCTTTGATGCCAAATGGTGGCCAAATGATGGCGTCGCAAATACTTACGGACAAGAAGGCCCGGACAATGCCGTGATCAGGACCTATGATCCTGCTAAACCCTTACAGAAAGGCGTATGGAATCACCTGGGACTGTACAATGGTTACGACCATATCGATGTGATCGGAATAGGTACCAGCACCGATGTACGGCCTTTCTATCTTAAAATAGCGCGCTTGCTGCAAACCGTGAACGATTAA
- a CDS encoding nuclear transport factor 2 family protein has product MQDLKTLIKNLFEAVIEGPVHEEKIIQRYFSTDYVQHVDGKVLDYATFVAHMQALKAATQQLKVTFKALAEEGDTVFTNHEVIAEKKDGSSSRSQVIAEFRVRDGKVYYCDELTHLISGDATDRDLGSRH; this is encoded by the coding sequence ATGCAGGATCTTAAAACACTGATCAAGAATTTATTTGAAGCGGTTATCGAAGGACCGGTACATGAGGAGAAGATCATACAACGTTATTTTTCGACCGACTATGTACAGCATGTGGATGGGAAGGTATTGGACTATGCGACATTTGTGGCGCATATGCAGGCGCTAAAGGCAGCGACGCAGCAGCTGAAAGTCACTTTCAAAGCGCTGGCGGAGGAAGGAGACACGGTGTTTACCAATCATGAGGTAATTGCGGAAAAGAAGGACGGTTCGAGCAGCAGGTCGCAAGTGATCGCGGAGTTCCGGGTACGGGACGGCAAGGTATATTATTGTGATGAGTTGACCCATCTGATCAGTGGGGATGCTACGGACAGGGATCTGGGCTCCAGGCATTAA